A segment of the Bacillus sp. es.034 genome:
TTCCTACACGTGACATCCTGTTGCACCTCCATTCATATAAAAAATATTACCAAACGTAAGCTAGTACTTCTCCGCCTACTTGTTGAGCACGAGCTTCTTTATCAGTTAAAACACCTGTAGAAGTAGAAACAAGCGCGATACCTAAACCGTTTAGTACTCTAGGTACCTCTGTAGATTTAGCATATACACGTAAACCAGGTTTAGAGATACGCTTTAATCCAGTGATTACACGTTCGTTGTTTGCTCCATATTTCAAGAAAATGCGGATAACACCTTGCTTGTTATCTTCTACATATTCTACGTCACGTACGAAACCTTCACGTTTGAGGATTTCTGCAATTTCTTTCTTGATGTTAGAAGCAGGAACTTCTAATCTTTCGTGACGAACCATGTTCGCATTACGGATGCGAGTAAGCAAATCTGCAATTGGATCTGTCATTGTCATAATAATTTACCTCCTTCCCAATATGGGGTATTACCAACTAGCTTTCTTAACGCCAGGAATCTGACCCTTGTATGCAAGTTCACGGAAACAAATACGGCAAAGCTTGAATTTACGGATAACTGAATGAGGACGTCCGCAACGTTCGCAACGAGTATACGCTTGAACATTATGCTTTGGCGTGCGTTTTTGTTTCGCAATCATAGATTTTTTAGCCACATTTTCGCCTCCCTTATATAGCGATTACTTTTGGAATGGCATTCCGATTTGTGTCAACAATTCACGAGCTTCTTCGTCTGTGTTCGCAGTTGTTACGATTACGATATCCATACCGCGTGCTTTAGACACTTTATCATAATCAATCTCAGGGAAAATCAATTGCTCTTTTACTCCTAATGTATAGTTACCGCGACCGTCGAATGCTTTTTTAGAAACACCGCGGAAGTCACGTACACGTGGAAGTGAAACAGAAATTAATTTATCTAAGAATTGGTACATACGCTCTCCACGAAGAGTAACTTTTGCACCGATTGGCATACCTTCACGAAGACGGAAGCCTGCGATAGATTTTTTAGCTTTTGTTACAACTGGCTTTTGACCAGTGATTTGAGTTAATTCATCAACAGCTACATCAAGAGCTTTTGAGTTTGAAACAGCATCGCCGACACCCATGTTGACAACGATCTTTTCAACTTTAGGTACTTCCATTACTGATTTGTAATTGAATTTGCTAACTAGAGCTGGACTGATTTCTTGTTGAAATTTTTCTTTTAGGCGGTTCATTCAGAATACCTCCCTTCTTAATCGTACTATTTATCTAGAACTTCACCTGATTTTTTTGCTACACGTACTTTTTTGCCGTCTTCTGTCTTATAACCTACACGAGTTGGCTCGTTAGATTTCGGATCTAGAAGCATAACATTTGATACATGGATAGATGCTTCCTGGCTGATGATTCCGCCTTGCGGATTCATCTGTGAAGGTTTAGCGTGTTTTTTTACAACGTTGATTCCTTCAACTAGCACTCGGTCTTTCTTTGGGAATGAAGCAAGAACAACACCTGTCTTACCTTTGTCTTTCCCAGTAATGACCATTACTTTATCGCCTTTTTTTACATGCATTTCATCGCACCTCCTTGAATGGCCCAATGCTAATATCTATTAAAGAACTTCTGGAGCTAAAGATACAATTTTCATAAAGTTGCTGTCACGCAGTTCACGGGCAACAGGTCCGAAGATACGAGTTCCACGTGGTCCTTTATCGTCACGGATAATGACACAAGCGTTCTCGTCGAACTTAATGTAAGTACCGTCTTGACGACGTACACCAGACTTAGTACGTACAACAACCGCTCTGACTACGTCACCTTTTTTAACAACGCCACCTGGTGTTGCTTGTTTTACTGTACACACGATAACATCACCGATGTTAGCCGTCTTGCGTCCAGAACCACCAAGCACTTTAATAGTTAATACTTCACGAGCACCAGAGTTGTCAGCAACTTTTAAACGTGATTCTTGTTGAATCATGTAGGTAACCTCCCTTCGGAATATAAAATATCCGAACAAATATATTAGATAATAACTGCTTTTTCAACAACTTCTACTAAACGGAAACGTTTTGTAGCAGATAGCGGACGAGTCTCCATGATACGTACGATATCGCCTACTTTTGCTTCGTTGTTCTCATCATGAGTTTTAAACTTCTTAGAGTACTTAACGCGCTTGCCGTATAGAGAATGCTTTTTATAAGTTTCTACCATAACCGTTACTGTTTTATCCATTTTGTCGGAAACAACACGGCCAGTGTATACCTTACGTTGGTTGCGGTCACTCATTTAAGCAAACCTCCTCTCATTTATCGATTGTTAACCCCGATCTCTCTTTCACGGATTACAGTTTTCATACGAGCGATCCCTTTGCGGACTTCACGGATGCGAGCTGTGTTTTCTAATTGTCCAGTCGCAAGTTGGAAGCGAAGGTTAAATAACTCTTCTTTCAGAGTCTTTACTTTTTGTTCAATTTCAGCAGTGGTTAGGTCACGAATTTCATTACTTTTCATTTGATTCACCACCAATTTCCTCACGTTTTACAAACTTCGTTTTGATTGGAAGTTTATGTGATGCTAGACGAAGCGCTTCACGAGCTACCTCTTCAGAAACACCAGCGATTTCAAACATGATTTTTCCAGGCTTAACTACTGCTACCCAACCTTCTGGAGCACCTTTACCTGAACCCATACGAACTTCTAAAGGTTTTGCTGTGTAAGGTTTATGAGGGAAGATTTTAATCCATACTTTACCGCCACGTTTCATGTAACGAGTCATAGCGATACGAGATGCTTCGATTTGACGGTTTGTGATCCAAGAAGCTTCAACTGCTTGTAAACCGTATTCACCGAACGCCACTTCTTGACCGCCTTTAGCACGTCCACGCATTTTTCCGCGGTGTTCGCGACGATGTTTAACGCGTTTAGGTAATAACATAATTATTTGCCTCCTTCCTCAGATTTCTTTCTTGTAGGAAGAACTTCTCCACGATAGATCCATACTTTAACGCCAAGCTTACCATAAGTTGTATCAGCTTCTGCATGAGCATAGTCAATGTCAGCGCGTAGAGTATGAAGTGGAACAGTACCTTCACTGTAATGTTCTGAACGAGCGATATCTGCTCCGCCTAAACGACCAGATACTTGTGTTTTGATTCCTTTTGCACCAGCACGCATCGCACGTTGCAGCGATTGTTTCTGAGCACGACGGAAAGAAACACGATTTTCTAATTGGCGAGCGATGTTTTCTGCTACTAATTTCGCATCAACGTCAGCTCTTTTGATTTCAACGATGTTGATGTGTACACGTTTTGAAGTAAGTTCGTTTAATGCTTTACGAAGTGCTTCAACTTCTGTACCACCTTTACCGATAACCATACCAGGTTTAGCTGTATGAACAGTAATGTTAATACGATTTGCTGCGCGTTCGATTTCTACTTTAGAAACAGAAGCGTCAACTAAACGTTTTGCAATATATTCACGTACTTTAATGTCTTCGTGTAATAGATTAGCGTAATCTTTATCTGCGTACCATTTAGATTCCCAATCACGGATTATACCGACACGAAGTCCGACCGGATGTACTTTTTGACCCACAGCTTATCCCTCCTTCTTTTCTGATACGACAAGTGTAATGTGACTTGTACGTTTGTTGATTTGACTTGCACGTCCCATCGCACGAGGACGGAAACGTTTAAGTGTTGGTCCTTCATTTACATAAGCCTCAGTTACCACTAGGCTATTAATATCCATGTCAAAGTTGTGCTCTGCGTTCGCAATAGCAGACTTAAGTACTTTTTCGATTACTGGTGAAGCAGCTTTAGGTGTATGCTTTAAAATAGCAACCGCTTCTCCAACTTGCTTACCTCGGATTAGATCAACGACTAAACGTACTTTACGAGGAGCAATACGTACTGTTCTTGCAACAGCTTTTGCTTGCATTAGGATACCCTCCTCTCAATTAGCGTCTTGTTTTCTTATCATCACTTGCATGACCTTTGTAAGTACGAGATGGCGCGAATTCACCAAGCTTGTGTCCTACCATGTCTTCAGTGACGTATACAGGTACATGTTTACGACCATCGTAAACTGCGATAGTGTGACCGATGAATGCTGGGAAGATCGTTGAGCGACGAGACCAAGTTTTAACAACTTGTTTGCCTTCAGTTTCGTTCAATTTCTCAACCTTATTCATTAAATGATCATCAACAAAAGGTCCTTTTTTTAAGCTGCGACCCATGTTTGAACCTCCCTTCGTGACTGATCTACGGCTCTTTTCAGGAACCGTAGTACAATCCCGTTATTTTTTGCGACGACGCACAATAAATTTATCAGATTTGTTGTTTTTCTTACGTGTCTTGTATCCAAGAGTAGGTTTACCCCATGGAGACATTGGTGATTTACGTCCGATTGGAGCGCGACCTTCACCACCACCGTGTGGGTGATCGTTAGGGTTCATGACAGAACCACGAACTGTTGGGCGTTTACCTAACCAACGAGAACGACCGGCTTTACCAATGTTGATCAGTTCGTGTTGTTCATTTCCAACTTGACCTATAGTAGCACGACAAGCAGAAAGAATCATACGAGTTTCACCAGAGTTCAAACGTACAAGTACATATTTACCTTCTTTACCAAGTACTTGAGCAGATGTACCAGCAGAACGAACTAACTGACCACCCTTACCTGGTTTAAGTTCAATATTGTGTACGATTGTACCGACTGGGATGTTGATAAGTGGTAATGCATTACCTACTTTGATATCTGCTTCTGGTCCAGACATTACTTCCATACCTACAACAAGTGTTTTAGGTGCAAGGATGTAACGTTTTTCTCCATCAGCGTAGTTGATTAGTGCAATATTAGCTGAGCGGTTTGGATCATATTCGATCGTAGCAACGCGTCCAGGTATACCATCTTTTTCACGTTTGAAATCGATGATACGGTATTGGCGCTTATGGCCGCCACCTTGATGACGAACTGTTAACTTACCTTGGTTGTTACGGCCACCCTTTTTGTGTAGGGGTGCTAAAAGTGACTTTTCCGGAGAATCAGTCGTGATTTCAGCGAAATCAGAACTAGTCATGCCGCGACGACCATTAGAGGTAGGTTTATACTTTTTAATCGCCATGTTTTTCCCTCCTCTTCTTAATTAAAGAATTTTATACTTCAAAGAATTCGATTTCTTTACTGTCAGCAGTAAGCTTAACGATAGCTTTACGACGCTTGTTAGTGTAACCAGCGTGTTTACCCATGCGCTTGAACTTACCTTTGTAGTTCATGATGTTTACTTTATCTACTTTCACGTCAAAGATTGCTTGAACGGCGTCTTTTACTTGAGTTTTGTTAGCTCTAGTATCAACTTCGAAAGTATACTTTTTCTCAGACATAAGATCAGTTGAAGCCTCTGTAATTACGGGGCGCTTAATGATTTCACGTACATCCATTATGCGAGCACCTCCTCTACTTTTTCAACAGCTGATTTAGTCATCACTAGTTTGTCATGTCCTAATACATCCAGAACGCTAATTCCTTCTGCAGTAACAACAGTTACACCAGGGATGTTACGAGCTGAAAGTGCTACGTTTTCGTCAAGACCGTCAGTGATTACTAATGTTTTAGAATCAACAGAAAGACCTTTTAGAACGCTAGCAAATTCTTTTGTTTTAGGAGCATCGAATGATAATGCTTCTAATACTAAGATGTTTTCTTCTACAACTTTAGAAGATAATGCAGATTTAATCGCTAAGCGACGAACTTTCTTAGGAAGTTTGTAGCTGTAGCTGCGTGG
Coding sequences within it:
- the rpsH gene encoding 30S ribosomal protein S8, yielding MTMTDPIADLLTRIRNANMVRHERLEVPASNIKKEIAEILKREGFVRDVEYVEDNKQGVIRIFLKYGANNERVITGLKRISKPGLRVYAKSTEVPRVLNGLGIALVSTSTGVLTDKEARAQQVGGEVLAYVW
- a CDS encoding type Z 30S ribosomal protein S14 is translated as MAKKSMIAKQKRTPKHNVQAYTRCERCGRPHSVIRKFKLCRICFRELAYKGQIPGVKKASW
- the rplE gene encoding 50S ribosomal protein L5, with translation MNRLKEKFQQEISPALVSKFNYKSVMEVPKVEKIVVNMGVGDAVSNSKALDVAVDELTQITGQKPVVTKAKKSIAGFRLREGMPIGAKVTLRGERMYQFLDKLISVSLPRVRDFRGVSKKAFDGRGNYTLGVKEQLIFPEIDYDKVSKARGMDIVIVTTANTDEEARELLTQIGMPFQK
- the rplX gene encoding 50S ribosomal protein L24, yielding MHVKKGDKVMVITGKDKGKTGVVLASFPKKDRVLVEGINVVKKHAKPSQMNPQGGIISQEASIHVSNVMLLDPKSNEPTRVGYKTEDGKKVRVAKKSGEVLDK
- the rplN gene encoding 50S ribosomal protein L14, producing the protein MIQQESRLKVADNSGAREVLTIKVLGGSGRKTANIGDVIVCTVKQATPGGVVKKGDVVRAVVVRTKSGVRRQDGTYIKFDENACVIIRDDKGPRGTRIFGPVARELRDSNFMKIVSLAPEVL
- the rpsQ gene encoding 30S ribosomal protein S17; its protein translation is MSDRNQRKVYTGRVVSDKMDKTVTVMVETYKKHSLYGKRVKYSKKFKTHDENNEAKVGDIVRIMETRPLSATKRFRLVEVVEKAVII
- the rpmC gene encoding 50S ribosomal protein L29 is translated as MKSNEIRDLTTAEIEQKVKTLKEELFNLRFQLATGQLENTARIREVRKGIARMKTVIREREIGVNNR
- the rplP gene encoding 50S ribosomal protein L16 encodes the protein MLLPKRVKHRREHRGKMRGRAKGGQEVAFGEYGLQAVEASWITNRQIEASRIAMTRYMKRGGKVWIKIFPHKPYTAKPLEVRMGSGKGAPEGWVAVVKPGKIMFEIAGVSEEVAREALRLASHKLPIKTKFVKREEIGGESNEK
- the rpsC gene encoding 30S ribosomal protein S3, yielding MGQKVHPVGLRVGIIRDWESKWYADKDYANLLHEDIKVREYIAKRLVDASVSKVEIERAANRINITVHTAKPGMVIGKGGTEVEALRKALNELTSKRVHINIVEIKRADVDAKLVAENIARQLENRVSFRRAQKQSLQRAMRAGAKGIKTQVSGRLGGADIARSEHYSEGTVPLHTLRADIDYAHAEADTTYGKLGVKVWIYRGEVLPTRKKSEEGGK
- the rplV gene encoding 50S ribosomal protein L22: MQAKAVARTVRIAPRKVRLVVDLIRGKQVGEAVAILKHTPKAASPVIEKVLKSAIANAEHNFDMDINSLVVTEAYVNEGPTLKRFRPRAMGRASQINKRTSHITLVVSEKKEG
- the rpsS gene encoding 30S ribosomal protein S19; protein product: MGRSLKKGPFVDDHLMNKVEKLNETEGKQVVKTWSRRSTIFPAFIGHTIAVYDGRKHVPVYVTEDMVGHKLGEFAPSRTYKGHASDDKKTRR
- the rplB gene encoding 50S ribosomal protein L2 — encoded protein: MAIKKYKPTSNGRRGMTSSDFAEITTDSPEKSLLAPLHKKGGRNNQGKLTVRHQGGGHKRQYRIIDFKREKDGIPGRVATIEYDPNRSANIALINYADGEKRYILAPKTLVVGMEVMSGPEADIKVGNALPLINIPVGTIVHNIELKPGKGGQLVRSAGTSAQVLGKEGKYVLVRLNSGETRMILSACRATIGQVGNEQHELINIGKAGRSRWLGKRPTVRGSVMNPNDHPHGGGEGRAPIGRKSPMSPWGKPTLGYKTRKKNNKSDKFIVRRRKK
- the rplW gene encoding 50S ribosomal protein L23 — translated: MMDVREIIKRPVITEASTDLMSEKKYTFEVDTRANKTQVKDAVQAIFDVKVDKVNIMNYKGKFKRMGKHAGYTNKRRKAIVKLTADSKEIEFFEV
- the rplD gene encoding 50S ribosomal protein L4; amino-acid sequence: MPKVALFNQSGSKVGDIELKDTVFGIEPNTHVMTEAVLMQRASLRQGNHKVKNRSEVRGGGRKPWRQKGTGRARQGSIRSPQWRGGGTVFGPVPRSYSYKLPKKVRRLAIKSALSSKVVEENILVLEALSFDAPKTKEFASVLKGLSVDSKTLVITDGLDENVALSARNIPGVTVVTAEGISVLDVLGHDKLVMTKSAVEKVEEVLA